One Anguilla rostrata isolate EN2019 chromosome 15, ASM1855537v3, whole genome shotgun sequence genomic window carries:
- the xrcc5 gene encoding X-ray repair cross-complementing protein 5 isoform X1 codes for MARSAKSALVLCMDVGFSMSNSAPGQEAPFDQAKMVIQRFVQRQVFAENKDEIGLVLFGTDETKNSLARGGQYQNIFVRRNLMIPDFELLEDIQNQVQPGSQQADWLNALVVCMDLLQKETLGKKYDRLNIALLTDLCSQTSADQLDAIIANMKRAGITLQFFVPFPVDDEEEGEEGDDEGGGRSTRQPPYGGKGLTREQQNGVELVRKIMTSLDDEGGLDEVHTFSDAIQKLSIFKRIERRPMGWPCQLTIGESLSIRIVGYKAVTEEKIKKTWSIVDAQTHHKEDVKRETVYCLEDDNETEVTKEDTIQGFRYGSDIVPFSKVDQEQMKYKSDGKCFTVLGFSKQEQIKRYQFMGSQVIKVFAPKDDEHAGVALSALIRALDQLKMVAIVRYAYDRRSNPQVGAAFPCVKEKYECLMYVQLPFVEDLRQFVFPSLENKKFAPTEEQLSAVDSLIDSMMLVEETEDGDTVDTFKVNELPNPQFQRLFQCLHHRAVNPDTPLPPMAPWLRAALERPQAVAARCRAQLQEVQKRFPLKEVAHKKELKTSVDIFGKGEDGGPDAKRAKEDEDDEEYNLSKISAGATTSVSSVNPARDFCTMVREKTLPFDQVCQQLIHRIEQLLPNKSVPYYIKCLECVRAFREQSVKLDNAELYNSYLTSLKRSVPNRGLEEFWDLLAHDSLTLISTDEVAGSTVSKQEAKEFMAVMKQEEEAKAEPEPGPDDVDDLLDMM; via the exons ATGGCGCGATCAGCTAAG TCAGCGTTGGTGCTGTGCATGGATGTGGGCTTTTCCATGAGCAACTCTGCTCCTGGTCAAGAGGCCCCCTTTGACCAAGCCAAGATGGTCATCCAAAGGTTTGTACAGCGCCAG GTGTTTGCGGAGAACAAGGATGAAATTGGCTTGGTGCTCTTTGgcacagatgagacaaaaaacTCTCTGGCCAGGGGTGGTCAGTACCAGAACATTTTTGTGCGCCGAAATCTGATGATACCGGATTTTGAGCTGCTGGAGGACATCCAGAACCAGGTGCAGCCTGGGAGCCAGCAGGCCGACT GGTTGAATGCTCTTGTTGTGTGCATGGACCTCTTGCAGAAGGAGACATT GGGTAAGAAGTACGACCGGCTCAACATCGCCCTCCTGACTGATCTGTGCTCGCAGACCAGCGCTGACCAGCTGGACGCAATCATCGCCAACATGAAGAGGGCAGGCATCACCCTACAGTTCTT TGTACCCTTCCCGGTGGAcgatgaggaagagggggaggagggtgatGACGAGGGGGGCGGACGGAGCACAAGGCAGCCCCCCTATGGGGGAAAAGGTCTGACAAGGGAGCAGCAGAATGGGGTGGAGTTGGTGCGGAAGATCATGACCTCTCTGGACGATGAGGGGGGCCTGGATGAGGTCCACACCTTCAG CGACGCCATCCAGAAGCTCTCCATCTTCAAACGGATCGAGAGGAGGCCTATGGGGTGGCCGTGTCAGCTGACCATCGGCGAGTCTCTGTCCATCCGCATCGTGGGATACAAAGCG gtGACGGAAGAAAAAATTAAGAAGACCTGGTCCATAGTGGACGCTCAGACCCACCATAAGGAAGACGTGAAAAGAGAGACGGTCTACTGCCTGGAGGACGACAACGAGACGGAGGTGACCAAAGAGGACACCATCCAGG GGTTCCGTTACGGGAGCGACATCGTGCCCTTCTCCAAGGTGGACCAGGAGCAGATGAAGTACAAGTCCGATGGGAAATGCTTCACGGTGCTGGGCTTTTCCAAGCAGGAACAG ATTAAGAGGTACCAGTTCATGGGCTCCCAGGTCATCAAGGTGTTCGCCCCCAAAGATGACGAG CACGCGGGCGTAGCTCTGTCGGCGCTGATCCGGGCGCTGGACCAGCTGAAGATGGTGGCCATCGTCCGCTACGCCTACGACCGCAGGAGCAACCCTCAAGTCGGCGCCGCGTTCCCGTGCGTCAAGGAGAAGTACGAG TGTCTCATGTATGTCCAGCTGCCCTTTGTTGAGGATCTCCGACAGTTTGTCTTCCCTTCTCTGGAGAACAAGAAATTTGCACCCACAG AGGAGCAGCTGTCTGCAGTGGACTCTCTCATCGACTCCATGATGCTGGTAGAGGAGACGGAAGATGGAGACACGGTGGACACCTTTAAGGTCAACGAGCTCCCCAACCCGCAGTTCCAGAGGCTCTTCCAG TGCCTGCACCATCGAGCGGTGAACCCCGACACCCCGCTGCCCCCGATGGCCCCCTGGCTACGGGCGGCTCTGGAGCGCCCCCAGGCGGTGGCGGCGCGCTGCCGGGCTcagctgcaggaggtgcagAAGAGGTTCCCCCTCAAGGAGGTCGCTCACAAGAAGGAGCTGAAGACCAGCGTGGACATTTTCGGGAAAGG CGAGGACGGAGGGCCGGACGCCAAGAGGGCCaaggaggacgaggacgacgaGGAGTACAACCTGAGCAAGATCTCCGCGGGCGCCACCACGAGC gtgagcagcGTCAATCCAGCCAGGGACTTCTGCACCATGGTCCGGGAGAAGACCCTCCCCTTCGACCAGG TCTGCCAGCAGCTGATCCACAGGATCGAGCAGTTGCTGCCCAATAAGAGCGTTCCCTACTACATAAAATGCCTGGAATGCGTCCGGGCCTTCAGGGAGCAGTCCGTAAAG CTCGACAACGCGGAGCTGTACAACAGCTACCTGACGTCTCTGAAGAGGAGCGTGCCCAACAGGGGACTGGAGGAGTTCTGGGACCTGCTTGCGCACG ATTCGCTAACACTCATCAGCACGGACGAGGTTGCAGGAAGTACAGTGTCCAAGCAGGAGGCCAAAGAG TTCATGGCTGTTatgaagcaggaggaggaggcaaaGGCAGAACCGGAGCCTGGGCCAGATGATGTAGATGACTTG TTGGACATGATGTGA
- the xrcc5 gene encoding X-ray repair cross-complementing protein 5 isoform X3 translates to MDVGFSMSNSAPGQEAPFDQAKMVIQRFVQRQVFAENKDEIGLVLFGTDETKNSLARGGQYQNIFVRRNLMIPDFELLEDIQNQVQPGSQQADWLNALVVCMDLLQKETLGKKYDRLNIALLTDLCSQTSADQLDAIIANMKRAGITLQFFVPFPVDDEEEGEEGDDEGGGRSTRQPPYGGKGLTREQQNGVELVRKIMTSLDDEGGLDEVHTFSDAIQKLSIFKRIERRPMGWPCQLTIGESLSIRIVGYKAVTEEKIKKTWSIVDAQTHHKEDVKRETVYCLEDDNETEVTKEDTIQGFRYGSDIVPFSKVDQEQMKYKSDGKCFTVLGFSKQEQIKRYQFMGSQVIKVFAPKDDEHAGVALSALIRALDQLKMVAIVRYAYDRRSNPQVGAAFPCVKEKYECLMYVQLPFVEDLRQFVFPSLENKKFAPTEEQLSAVDSLIDSMMLVEETEDGDTVDTFKVNELPNPQFQRLFQCLHHRAVNPDTPLPPMAPWLRAALERPQAVAARCRAQLQEVQKRFPLKEVAHKKELKTSVDIFGKGEDGGPDAKRAKEDEDDEEYNLSKISAGATTSVSSVNPARDFCTMVREKTLPFDQVCQQLIHRIEQLLPNKSVPYYIKCLECVRAFREQSVKLDNAELYNSYLTSLKRSVPNRGLEEFWDLLAHDSLTLISTDEVAGSTVSKQEAKEFMAVMKQEEEAKAEPEPGPDDVDDLLDMM, encoded by the exons ATGGATGTGGGCTTTTCCATGAGCAACTCTGCTCCTGGTCAAGAGGCCCCCTTTGACCAAGCCAAGATGGTCATCCAAAGGTTTGTACAGCGCCAG GTGTTTGCGGAGAACAAGGATGAAATTGGCTTGGTGCTCTTTGgcacagatgagacaaaaaacTCTCTGGCCAGGGGTGGTCAGTACCAGAACATTTTTGTGCGCCGAAATCTGATGATACCGGATTTTGAGCTGCTGGAGGACATCCAGAACCAGGTGCAGCCTGGGAGCCAGCAGGCCGACT GGTTGAATGCTCTTGTTGTGTGCATGGACCTCTTGCAGAAGGAGACATT GGGTAAGAAGTACGACCGGCTCAACATCGCCCTCCTGACTGATCTGTGCTCGCAGACCAGCGCTGACCAGCTGGACGCAATCATCGCCAACATGAAGAGGGCAGGCATCACCCTACAGTTCTT TGTACCCTTCCCGGTGGAcgatgaggaagagggggaggagggtgatGACGAGGGGGGCGGACGGAGCACAAGGCAGCCCCCCTATGGGGGAAAAGGTCTGACAAGGGAGCAGCAGAATGGGGTGGAGTTGGTGCGGAAGATCATGACCTCTCTGGACGATGAGGGGGGCCTGGATGAGGTCCACACCTTCAG CGACGCCATCCAGAAGCTCTCCATCTTCAAACGGATCGAGAGGAGGCCTATGGGGTGGCCGTGTCAGCTGACCATCGGCGAGTCTCTGTCCATCCGCATCGTGGGATACAAAGCG gtGACGGAAGAAAAAATTAAGAAGACCTGGTCCATAGTGGACGCTCAGACCCACCATAAGGAAGACGTGAAAAGAGAGACGGTCTACTGCCTGGAGGACGACAACGAGACGGAGGTGACCAAAGAGGACACCATCCAGG GGTTCCGTTACGGGAGCGACATCGTGCCCTTCTCCAAGGTGGACCAGGAGCAGATGAAGTACAAGTCCGATGGGAAATGCTTCACGGTGCTGGGCTTTTCCAAGCAGGAACAG ATTAAGAGGTACCAGTTCATGGGCTCCCAGGTCATCAAGGTGTTCGCCCCCAAAGATGACGAG CACGCGGGCGTAGCTCTGTCGGCGCTGATCCGGGCGCTGGACCAGCTGAAGATGGTGGCCATCGTCCGCTACGCCTACGACCGCAGGAGCAACCCTCAAGTCGGCGCCGCGTTCCCGTGCGTCAAGGAGAAGTACGAG TGTCTCATGTATGTCCAGCTGCCCTTTGTTGAGGATCTCCGACAGTTTGTCTTCCCTTCTCTGGAGAACAAGAAATTTGCACCCACAG AGGAGCAGCTGTCTGCAGTGGACTCTCTCATCGACTCCATGATGCTGGTAGAGGAGACGGAAGATGGAGACACGGTGGACACCTTTAAGGTCAACGAGCTCCCCAACCCGCAGTTCCAGAGGCTCTTCCAG TGCCTGCACCATCGAGCGGTGAACCCCGACACCCCGCTGCCCCCGATGGCCCCCTGGCTACGGGCGGCTCTGGAGCGCCCCCAGGCGGTGGCGGCGCGCTGCCGGGCTcagctgcaggaggtgcagAAGAGGTTCCCCCTCAAGGAGGTCGCTCACAAGAAGGAGCTGAAGACCAGCGTGGACATTTTCGGGAAAGG CGAGGACGGAGGGCCGGACGCCAAGAGGGCCaaggaggacgaggacgacgaGGAGTACAACCTGAGCAAGATCTCCGCGGGCGCCACCACGAGC gtgagcagcGTCAATCCAGCCAGGGACTTCTGCACCATGGTCCGGGAGAAGACCCTCCCCTTCGACCAGG TCTGCCAGCAGCTGATCCACAGGATCGAGCAGTTGCTGCCCAATAAGAGCGTTCCCTACTACATAAAATGCCTGGAATGCGTCCGGGCCTTCAGGGAGCAGTCCGTAAAG CTCGACAACGCGGAGCTGTACAACAGCTACCTGACGTCTCTGAAGAGGAGCGTGCCCAACAGGGGACTGGAGGAGTTCTGGGACCTGCTTGCGCACG ATTCGCTAACACTCATCAGCACGGACGAGGTTGCAGGAAGTACAGTGTCCAAGCAGGAGGCCAAAGAG TTCATGGCTGTTatgaagcaggaggaggaggcaaaGGCAGAACCGGAGCCTGGGCCAGATGATGTAGATGACTTG TTGGACATGATGTGA
- the xrcc5 gene encoding X-ray repair cross-complementing protein 5 isoform X2, which translates to MSKSALVLCMDVGFSMSNSAPGQEAPFDQAKMVIQRFVQRQVFAENKDEIGLVLFGTDETKNSLARGGQYQNIFVRRNLMIPDFELLEDIQNQVQPGSQQADWLNALVVCMDLLQKETLGKKYDRLNIALLTDLCSQTSADQLDAIIANMKRAGITLQFFVPFPVDDEEEGEEGDDEGGGRSTRQPPYGGKGLTREQQNGVELVRKIMTSLDDEGGLDEVHTFSDAIQKLSIFKRIERRPMGWPCQLTIGESLSIRIVGYKAVTEEKIKKTWSIVDAQTHHKEDVKRETVYCLEDDNETEVTKEDTIQGFRYGSDIVPFSKVDQEQMKYKSDGKCFTVLGFSKQEQIKRYQFMGSQVIKVFAPKDDEHAGVALSALIRALDQLKMVAIVRYAYDRRSNPQVGAAFPCVKEKYECLMYVQLPFVEDLRQFVFPSLENKKFAPTEEQLSAVDSLIDSMMLVEETEDGDTVDTFKVNELPNPQFQRLFQCLHHRAVNPDTPLPPMAPWLRAALERPQAVAARCRAQLQEVQKRFPLKEVAHKKELKTSVDIFGKGEDGGPDAKRAKEDEDDEEYNLSKISAGATTSVSSVNPARDFCTMVREKTLPFDQVCQQLIHRIEQLLPNKSVPYYIKCLECVRAFREQSVKLDNAELYNSYLTSLKRSVPNRGLEEFWDLLAHDSLTLISTDEVAGSTVSKQEAKEFMAVMKQEEEAKAEPEPGPDDVDDLLDMM; encoded by the exons ATGTCAAAG TCAGCGTTGGTGCTGTGCATGGATGTGGGCTTTTCCATGAGCAACTCTGCTCCTGGTCAAGAGGCCCCCTTTGACCAAGCCAAGATGGTCATCCAAAGGTTTGTACAGCGCCAG GTGTTTGCGGAGAACAAGGATGAAATTGGCTTGGTGCTCTTTGgcacagatgagacaaaaaacTCTCTGGCCAGGGGTGGTCAGTACCAGAACATTTTTGTGCGCCGAAATCTGATGATACCGGATTTTGAGCTGCTGGAGGACATCCAGAACCAGGTGCAGCCTGGGAGCCAGCAGGCCGACT GGTTGAATGCTCTTGTTGTGTGCATGGACCTCTTGCAGAAGGAGACATT GGGTAAGAAGTACGACCGGCTCAACATCGCCCTCCTGACTGATCTGTGCTCGCAGACCAGCGCTGACCAGCTGGACGCAATCATCGCCAACATGAAGAGGGCAGGCATCACCCTACAGTTCTT TGTACCCTTCCCGGTGGAcgatgaggaagagggggaggagggtgatGACGAGGGGGGCGGACGGAGCACAAGGCAGCCCCCCTATGGGGGAAAAGGTCTGACAAGGGAGCAGCAGAATGGGGTGGAGTTGGTGCGGAAGATCATGACCTCTCTGGACGATGAGGGGGGCCTGGATGAGGTCCACACCTTCAG CGACGCCATCCAGAAGCTCTCCATCTTCAAACGGATCGAGAGGAGGCCTATGGGGTGGCCGTGTCAGCTGACCATCGGCGAGTCTCTGTCCATCCGCATCGTGGGATACAAAGCG gtGACGGAAGAAAAAATTAAGAAGACCTGGTCCATAGTGGACGCTCAGACCCACCATAAGGAAGACGTGAAAAGAGAGACGGTCTACTGCCTGGAGGACGACAACGAGACGGAGGTGACCAAAGAGGACACCATCCAGG GGTTCCGTTACGGGAGCGACATCGTGCCCTTCTCCAAGGTGGACCAGGAGCAGATGAAGTACAAGTCCGATGGGAAATGCTTCACGGTGCTGGGCTTTTCCAAGCAGGAACAG ATTAAGAGGTACCAGTTCATGGGCTCCCAGGTCATCAAGGTGTTCGCCCCCAAAGATGACGAG CACGCGGGCGTAGCTCTGTCGGCGCTGATCCGGGCGCTGGACCAGCTGAAGATGGTGGCCATCGTCCGCTACGCCTACGACCGCAGGAGCAACCCTCAAGTCGGCGCCGCGTTCCCGTGCGTCAAGGAGAAGTACGAG TGTCTCATGTATGTCCAGCTGCCCTTTGTTGAGGATCTCCGACAGTTTGTCTTCCCTTCTCTGGAGAACAAGAAATTTGCACCCACAG AGGAGCAGCTGTCTGCAGTGGACTCTCTCATCGACTCCATGATGCTGGTAGAGGAGACGGAAGATGGAGACACGGTGGACACCTTTAAGGTCAACGAGCTCCCCAACCCGCAGTTCCAGAGGCTCTTCCAG TGCCTGCACCATCGAGCGGTGAACCCCGACACCCCGCTGCCCCCGATGGCCCCCTGGCTACGGGCGGCTCTGGAGCGCCCCCAGGCGGTGGCGGCGCGCTGCCGGGCTcagctgcaggaggtgcagAAGAGGTTCCCCCTCAAGGAGGTCGCTCACAAGAAGGAGCTGAAGACCAGCGTGGACATTTTCGGGAAAGG CGAGGACGGAGGGCCGGACGCCAAGAGGGCCaaggaggacgaggacgacgaGGAGTACAACCTGAGCAAGATCTCCGCGGGCGCCACCACGAGC gtgagcagcGTCAATCCAGCCAGGGACTTCTGCACCATGGTCCGGGAGAAGACCCTCCCCTTCGACCAGG TCTGCCAGCAGCTGATCCACAGGATCGAGCAGTTGCTGCCCAATAAGAGCGTTCCCTACTACATAAAATGCCTGGAATGCGTCCGGGCCTTCAGGGAGCAGTCCGTAAAG CTCGACAACGCGGAGCTGTACAACAGCTACCTGACGTCTCTGAAGAGGAGCGTGCCCAACAGGGGACTGGAGGAGTTCTGGGACCTGCTTGCGCACG ATTCGCTAACACTCATCAGCACGGACGAGGTTGCAGGAAGTACAGTGTCCAAGCAGGAGGCCAAAGAG TTCATGGCTGTTatgaagcaggaggaggaggcaaaGGCAGAACCGGAGCCTGGGCCAGATGATGTAGATGACTTG TTGGACATGATGTGA
- the xrcc5 gene encoding X-ray repair cross-complementing protein 5 isoform X4: MIPDFELLEDIQNQVQPGSQQADWLNALVVCMDLLQKETLGKKYDRLNIALLTDLCSQTSADQLDAIIANMKRAGITLQFFVPFPVDDEEEGEEGDDEGGGRSTRQPPYGGKGLTREQQNGVELVRKIMTSLDDEGGLDEVHTFSDAIQKLSIFKRIERRPMGWPCQLTIGESLSIRIVGYKAVTEEKIKKTWSIVDAQTHHKEDVKRETVYCLEDDNETEVTKEDTIQGFRYGSDIVPFSKVDQEQMKYKSDGKCFTVLGFSKQEQIKRYQFMGSQVIKVFAPKDDEHAGVALSALIRALDQLKMVAIVRYAYDRRSNPQVGAAFPCVKEKYECLMYVQLPFVEDLRQFVFPSLENKKFAPTEEQLSAVDSLIDSMMLVEETEDGDTVDTFKVNELPNPQFQRLFQCLHHRAVNPDTPLPPMAPWLRAALERPQAVAARCRAQLQEVQKRFPLKEVAHKKELKTSVDIFGKGEDGGPDAKRAKEDEDDEEYNLSKISAGATTSVSSVNPARDFCTMVREKTLPFDQVCQQLIHRIEQLLPNKSVPYYIKCLECVRAFREQSVKLDNAELYNSYLTSLKRSVPNRGLEEFWDLLAHDSLTLISTDEVAGSTVSKQEAKEFMAVMKQEEEAKAEPEPGPDDVDDLLDMM; this comes from the exons ATGATACCGGATTTTGAGCTGCTGGAGGACATCCAGAACCAGGTGCAGCCTGGGAGCCAGCAGGCCGACT GGTTGAATGCTCTTGTTGTGTGCATGGACCTCTTGCAGAAGGAGACATT GGGTAAGAAGTACGACCGGCTCAACATCGCCCTCCTGACTGATCTGTGCTCGCAGACCAGCGCTGACCAGCTGGACGCAATCATCGCCAACATGAAGAGGGCAGGCATCACCCTACAGTTCTT TGTACCCTTCCCGGTGGAcgatgaggaagagggggaggagggtgatGACGAGGGGGGCGGACGGAGCACAAGGCAGCCCCCCTATGGGGGAAAAGGTCTGACAAGGGAGCAGCAGAATGGGGTGGAGTTGGTGCGGAAGATCATGACCTCTCTGGACGATGAGGGGGGCCTGGATGAGGTCCACACCTTCAG CGACGCCATCCAGAAGCTCTCCATCTTCAAACGGATCGAGAGGAGGCCTATGGGGTGGCCGTGTCAGCTGACCATCGGCGAGTCTCTGTCCATCCGCATCGTGGGATACAAAGCG gtGACGGAAGAAAAAATTAAGAAGACCTGGTCCATAGTGGACGCTCAGACCCACCATAAGGAAGACGTGAAAAGAGAGACGGTCTACTGCCTGGAGGACGACAACGAGACGGAGGTGACCAAAGAGGACACCATCCAGG GGTTCCGTTACGGGAGCGACATCGTGCCCTTCTCCAAGGTGGACCAGGAGCAGATGAAGTACAAGTCCGATGGGAAATGCTTCACGGTGCTGGGCTTTTCCAAGCAGGAACAG ATTAAGAGGTACCAGTTCATGGGCTCCCAGGTCATCAAGGTGTTCGCCCCCAAAGATGACGAG CACGCGGGCGTAGCTCTGTCGGCGCTGATCCGGGCGCTGGACCAGCTGAAGATGGTGGCCATCGTCCGCTACGCCTACGACCGCAGGAGCAACCCTCAAGTCGGCGCCGCGTTCCCGTGCGTCAAGGAGAAGTACGAG TGTCTCATGTATGTCCAGCTGCCCTTTGTTGAGGATCTCCGACAGTTTGTCTTCCCTTCTCTGGAGAACAAGAAATTTGCACCCACAG AGGAGCAGCTGTCTGCAGTGGACTCTCTCATCGACTCCATGATGCTGGTAGAGGAGACGGAAGATGGAGACACGGTGGACACCTTTAAGGTCAACGAGCTCCCCAACCCGCAGTTCCAGAGGCTCTTCCAG TGCCTGCACCATCGAGCGGTGAACCCCGACACCCCGCTGCCCCCGATGGCCCCCTGGCTACGGGCGGCTCTGGAGCGCCCCCAGGCGGTGGCGGCGCGCTGCCGGGCTcagctgcaggaggtgcagAAGAGGTTCCCCCTCAAGGAGGTCGCTCACAAGAAGGAGCTGAAGACCAGCGTGGACATTTTCGGGAAAGG CGAGGACGGAGGGCCGGACGCCAAGAGGGCCaaggaggacgaggacgacgaGGAGTACAACCTGAGCAAGATCTCCGCGGGCGCCACCACGAGC gtgagcagcGTCAATCCAGCCAGGGACTTCTGCACCATGGTCCGGGAGAAGACCCTCCCCTTCGACCAGG TCTGCCAGCAGCTGATCCACAGGATCGAGCAGTTGCTGCCCAATAAGAGCGTTCCCTACTACATAAAATGCCTGGAATGCGTCCGGGCCTTCAGGGAGCAGTCCGTAAAG CTCGACAACGCGGAGCTGTACAACAGCTACCTGACGTCTCTGAAGAGGAGCGTGCCCAACAGGGGACTGGAGGAGTTCTGGGACCTGCTTGCGCACG ATTCGCTAACACTCATCAGCACGGACGAGGTTGCAGGAAGTACAGTGTCCAAGCAGGAGGCCAAAGAG TTCATGGCTGTTatgaagcaggaggaggaggcaaaGGCAGAACCGGAGCCTGGGCCAGATGATGTAGATGACTTG TTGGACATGATGTGA
- the LOC135241293 gene encoding transmembrane protein 169-like, which produces MEQMERVEQVGAESPRLASLRRSELTGRRVDEEEIGTSARRKRRKKELRPESFIVYHSEAERTPEEDLGGEEEGAEKASEEGAKFLTTPTGEGGWSLHPDSHYVTLTGTITRGKKKGQMVDIHVTLTDKELRDLARSKERLDAECERGADAKRPCALGLGQGPHVVLWSLSCAPVVFLLSFVTSFYYGTLTWYNVFLVYNEERTFWHKVIVCPVLIVSYPPLIVAVSVSLALYAAAAQVSWVFAEWWLAARDLEKGFCGWACGKLGLEDCSPYSVVELLDSDTISGSLQGKHAPENLQTTSV; this is translated from the exons ATGGAGCAGATGGAGCGGGTGGAGCAGGTGGGGGCCGAGAGCCCTCGGCTGGCCTCCCTGCGGAGGTCTGAGCTCACGGGGCGCAGGGTGGACGAGGAGGAAATTGGGACCAGCGctcggaggaagaggaggaagaaggagttGCGACCAGAGTCCTTCATCGTGTACCATTCCGAGGCGGAGAGGACGCCCGAGGAGGACCtgggcggggaggaggagggggctgagAAGGCCTCGGAGGAGGGGGCGAAGTTTCTCACCACTCCCACGGGGGAAG GAGGCTGGAGCTTGCACCCAGACAGCCACTATGTGACTCTGACGGGCACTATCACGCGGGGGAAAAAGAAAGGTCAGATGGTGGACATCCACGTGACGCTCACGGACAAGGAGCTGCGGGACCTGGCCAGGTCTAAGGAGCGCCTGGACGCCGAGTGCGAGAGGGGCGCGGACGCCAAGCGCCCCTGTGCCCTGGGGCTCGGCCAGGGCCCCCACGTGGTGCTGTGGAGCCTGTCCTGCGCCCCCGTggtcttcctcctctccttcgtCACCTCCTTCTACTACGGCACGCTCACCTGGTACAACGTCTTCCTGGTGTACAACGAGGAGAGGACGTTCTGGCACAAGGTCATCGTCTGCCCCGTCCTCATCGTCTCCTACCCCCCGCTGATCGTGGCGGTGTCCGTCTCCCTGGCGCTGTACGCGGCCGCGGCGCAGGTGTCCTGGGTGTTCGCCGAGTGGTGGCTGGCCGCGCGGGACCTGGAGAAGGGCTTCTGCGGCTGGGCCTGCGGGAAGCTGGGGCTGGAGGACTGCTCGCCCTACAGCGTCGTCGAGCTCCTGGACTCGGACACCATCTCCGGGAGCCTCCAGGGGAAGCACGCGCCCGAGAACCTGCAGACCACGTCCGTGTGA
- the LOC135241294 gene encoding large ribosomal subunit protein eL43 produces the protein MAKRTKKVGIVGKYGTRYGASLRKMVKKIEISQHAKYTCSFCGKTKMKRKAVGIWNCGSCMKTVAGGAWTYNTTSAVTVKSAIRRLKELKDQ, from the exons ATG GCCAAGCGCACCAAGAAGGTGGGGATTGTGGGGAAGTACGGCACCCGTTACGGGGCGTCCCTCAGGAAAATGGTGAAGAAGATCGAGATCAGCCAGCACGCCAAGTACACCTGCTCCTTCTGCGGGAAG ACCAAGATGAAGAGAAAGGCTGTGGGTATTTGGAACTGCGGGTCCTGCATGAAGACGGTGGCCGGGGGTGCTTGGACATACAA cacaACGTCCGCTGTCACTGTCAAATCCGCCATCAGAAGACTGAAGGAGTTGAAGGACCAGTAA